The nucleotide sequence GGCACCTTTGAGCCTCTGCTTGCATTatcctcaagaaggaaaGGGGTCTCAATGGCAGTGTCGACTCTGGACATGTTCTCCTTGAGACGGTCCCATGACTGTTGAACCGCCTCTGCTTTCTCGCTAGTCGGAATCGGAGTAGGATTTCTGGACCTATCTGCAGCCTCAGCCATGGTGGTGTTCAGTCCTCGCATACTCCATAGTATCTCATCCCTGGCTGCCTCGGACAGTTTCTCAAAGGCTGATCCCTTGGGGAACGCTTCTTGTATGCGACGGGCCCGACTAACGACAGCCTCGATGCTGACAGCCGTGACGTTGCTTGGGGCCGCACTCTTCAACCACTCGGCGATCTGGGTGCCCGTCACATCGCCTGAGAGAGATGCCCTGAATAAGAGGTAGCCGGAAGGTTTTTGCATTAACCTTTGTTCCTGGTTGACGGGCTGTAGTCGAATGTTTGTTGGGGATTCCCGGGCAAAATTGTGAAAGACAGGCGTCACTAGCAGTCTCAAGCGTCAGCCCCTATGGTTCTTGCACATTAGTTATGGATACATACCTGTGATCTTTCCATCCTCCCTTATTTCCGAACACAGATTCTCGGACGAGATGCCTTCAGAAGCATGCTTTTTTAGAAGCCTAGTAAGTATTCTTGTGAAGGAGTGCGGCCCCGGGACAGGTGTCATGGTAGTTTCGGCATTCTGACGGTCCTTGGCCGTGGCCGAAGCCGCGATCAGCTCGAATCGACTACCCTCATCTTTAGATCCCACAGCTATGAGTGACGCGTGACAACAGTCCAGAATGAGCAGTACGTCGCCTGGGGCTGAGAAAAGTAACTGCTGCCCTTCATTCCAAGACAGCGCGGGTTCATTCTTGTCTTCAAAGGCCGTCCACTCAGCTTGGCCGTGCTTGCCAGGACCGCAGTGACCCGCGTAGTAAATGATGATCAAACTGTCTCGCTGAGACTGGTCCTCGACGAATCCGATAATTTCCTGGTTGAGGCGTTTGCGGCATGACTTGTCCGTGGGGATGCGAAAGACGACACTGTTATACTTGTAGGTCTCTTCAAACACTGCTCGGAGCTCTTGGACTTCCTTTTCAACACGATTCAGGTCATTTTTCTCCCAGTGGATAAGTAGGACGTTGACTTGCGTGTATGGGTCGCGCAGCCCCGGCTCAATGCCGCTCTTGAAAGACTGAACAATATCGGCATCTTTCATTTGACTGGCTTTCGTGGAACAACTTTAGCACGCACAAATAGAAAAGAGTCTGGCAAGTAACCAAAATCACGCAAAGGAGGCACACGAGCTGAGCATCCGGATAAACGTATTTGCCATGCTGTGTAACGCACACTGCAACAAGGCCTGCCTATCACGCGGGGGCGGCTGAATTGttgtttcctcttctctcagcAGCCACCAACAGGGAGGGTTATCGCCAGCCGGCGAGATTGCCCGACCAGAGCCTGGCGAACTGCGACCCCGCAAGTATATAGCCTGCGGTAATTCGTCCAAAGTCCTATGTTCAATGCTGTCGCCTTTTCCCAGTGTTTTGTAAAGTCCAAGATTCGTGACCATGTCGGAGCCTGATAACCCACGTCGCCGAACAAGACCTGAGGATTCCTcggaagacgaagaggcaAATGACACTCTACTTCCTACAGTTCCTTCTTAGCTGACACGCACTCAGCCTCAGACAGGCTTCTCGGAGAACGCGAAAGGACGCTATCGCTCTCGCGTTGATCAATACGGGACCAAAGCCGACGTAAGTGAGGCAATAACGGTTAGAGACATGCGACTGACCCCAGCTGAACCCCCTGTAGTGGCCCCGTGAGCCACTCTACCAAGTCGGCGAGACCGTCTATCTCCAGATCGCTGGACGCCAACAGCCCGCGGGGCCGTACGTGATTGTCTCCAACGACTTTGAGAATGCCACGTACCAGCTCCAGCGATTGGATAATGGCCAGAGGCATCCAGTGGTGGTACCCGAGACCAGTCTTCGGGTGCCAAGCTCTTGATTTGCTGTAAGCCGGGGATACAGGGGGGCGCAGCCAGGCTTCTGCGGCCTGTGTTATGGAGGCCGCTGGGCCTGCAGCGCCAATAGGATGCAGTGCATGAGTGAGGGGTCCTTGAAATCTGCACATTTCACCAAGATCAGGCGTACCTAACGATGGCTGAGCTATTGTTTAAAGACTCGGCGACTTGGTAACTAGTTTGGCGATGGAAATTACATCTCTGTGCTCATAGAAGAATATCAAAGCTTCTGATTCtctccttggcaaactcTTAAGATCGCCAATTCACCTTGAGACCAAACGACATGACGGCAACGACgtcatcaagagcctcgacAGCATCAGGAGCCTCGACTGGCGCAACGGCTTCTCAGatacagcagcagcaattTGTTAGCAGACAAAGAAGTAAGAAACACACCATAAATTCTAACCCGCTCCCTCCCCGGTAAGTTGTTGAATTGGGCTTGACAGGTCTGACTTTCAGATAGCAATTGCCAGATATCAATCACAGCACGATATTCCCAGTCCATCTTTTACGACAAATCCGCCACAAAGTATGTGTTCCACGTAGTCCACAAAGACCAATCCTGACGTATTTCACATTCTAATCTATCACTTAGTTGAATCGTTCCCCCGTGGCTATCCTTCGTTATCAGCATTCCTCAGCAGCGACCCAGATTTCGCAATATTCCGATGCTTCACACGCTTACACACCCGTATTCTGCTTCATAAACAAGACGACCTGATAGAACTTGAACAGAAGTTGGATCAACTGGATCTATCACAAAGTCAAACGAACCCATATCTTCTTACGACGAATAGACGTCGCGAAGCGAACAAAGACCGGCAGGAACTCTTGGGGAAAATAGAAGAGAAGCTTAAGGAGTATGGTAAGCAAGTCGAGCTCAACGAACGGCTTATCCTCTGAGCTCAATTGGCTAAGGCTGTATAGATGATTTACTCGCCGCATTCTACACTCATCTCGAGCGCCCCGAGCCGGAAGAGTCTGAGATCCAGAGTGCTGCGAACTGGATGGACGGGAAGAAGCCAGTGGCCTTTGCGGAGTCAACTTTCCTGAACGACTGGACTGATCTCAGACGGGCGAAGCACTCTGTAGAGAAAGGAGGTCTGGAAACTTTTCTTGGGAGATACGCCAGCATGTCCAGGCTATGCAAGGTTAGTGAAGTTTTAGCATGTTCCCCTGCTGTCTCATCCTAGGTTTGGCTAACATGACTAGGATTCCAACCCGAAATCAGAGGACCCTCATATCCAGTTCATCAAGCAGTCTAAAGTTGTAGCCGTCTCACGAGCGTTAACCACCATTTTCGCCGTGGCCACCCTCGTGGCTCCTATTGGAATACTGTATGCCGTCAAAGCCGTCCCGACGAGACTTTGGGTTATTGCTGCCTTTACTGGCATCTTTTCTTCTGCTCTCTGCTGGTTAACATCTTCCCGCAACTACGAGATCTTTTCTGCAACGGCAGCATACTGCGCGGTCATGGTGGTCTTTGTAGGAAGCTTGCCAAATGAGTAGTAGTCCATATGAAATTAGCGTCTAGACAAAACATCTACCTCTTGAGACTACTCGGGGTTTTTCGTATCGGCATAGAGCAAATCTAGGAACTCATCTCGTGACAGATTCGGCATCTCTGGGTCTACAAATGGTCCAACCCTGGGTTTCCTAACAATCTTTCTCTTCGGCCGTGAAACGCATCCTCCGGCTTGCTGTTCAAGTTCTGCCTCTCGGAGCAGTTCGACGATTTCGTCAAGGCGGTC is from Fusarium keratoplasticum isolate Fu6.1 chromosome 11, whole genome shotgun sequence and encodes:
- a CDS encoding Protein kinase domain-containing protein, with product MKDADIVQSFKSGIEPGLRDPYTQVNVLLIHWEKNDLNRVEKEVQELRAVFEETYKYNSVVFRIPTDKSCRKRLNQEIIGFVEDQSQRDSLIIIYYAGHCGPGKHGQAEWTAFEDKNEPALSWNEGQQLLFSAPGDVLLILDCCHASLIAVGSKDEGSRFELIAASATAKDRQNAETTMTPVPGPHSFTRILTRLLKKHASEGISSENLCSEIREDGKITVTPVFHNFARESPTNIRLQPVNQEQRLMQKPSGYLLFRASLSGDVTGTQIAEWLKSAAPSNVTAVSIEAVVSRARRIQEAFPKGSAFEKLSEAARDEILWSMRGLNTTMAEAADRSRNPTPIPTSEKAEAVQQSWDRLKENMSRVDTAIETPFLLEDNASRGSKVPQDLTKDDEFPSILEAADVDAALLLREAIRNEDPCLHTIEISREEIVFKTPKHRGGPSGKLKQNRFKYGTVAGQPVVMETYMYKEANDHSGEPQPQTLRQAQRITGLLCHPKRKEFHILPCVGFFRNRRAKELGLAFNLPPTFDSGDGGGVMTLIEMYKMHKIVPLGHRVHLAWALTTAIEHFHRVGWVHKGIRSSNIAFIATSNIPSVQESSDEDEEDVNSPRLGNFNLSNPLLFGFEYSRAGDEATYLEEDHSQANNLYRIPERWGKPTARFEKSHDVYSLGVVLFEIALWKDVGSALKSYLDKGRVISSEVAQLLMEKCVKMLPHQVGAVFARCILNCLDFGSKTKGLNEYETQRYFQKNVVEPMRRAVGRI